In Pseudomonas sp. PDM14, a genomic segment contains:
- a CDS encoding GGDEF domain-containing protein, whose protein sequence is MSHPPKAPSILELYPEETREAAALLKQAVPQMMRHDIPPNPIHYALWYTYSKGTEPELNRRLEKTVADFDCFPSETASKLFRDYIIRGELEEARQGQKQVIELVDDIEGDISRSVVGGQNYQLSLSQGLAALQEPITEDLPSVLNDLQQSTLEMQEQQEKFLYRIRAAQSEIQHLRSQLERAHIAATLDSLTNVFNRNAFTRLLEQALSTDTKGVALVMLDIDHFKQFNDQYGHPLGDRVLQHVGQLLRDLLPPRAMAARYGGEEFCVILRECFDLHSAHAFAEQLRIKIQALRVKVRSTDKVLDSITASFGLALAQAGDDFESLLTRADDALYQAKRNGRNQIHPASPEEALSA, encoded by the coding sequence ATGAGCCATCCGCCGAAAGCCCCCTCCATCCTCGAGCTTTACCCGGAAGAGACCCGTGAGGCTGCGGCGCTGCTCAAACAAGCCGTTCCGCAGATGATGCGCCATGATATTCCGCCCAATCCCATCCACTACGCGCTGTGGTACACATACAGCAAGGGGACGGAGCCGGAGCTGAACCGTCGCCTGGAAAAGACCGTCGCCGACTTCGACTGTTTTCCCTCGGAAACCGCCTCCAAGCTGTTTCGCGACTACATCATCCGAGGCGAACTGGAAGAGGCCCGCCAGGGGCAGAAACAGGTCATCGAGCTGGTTGACGACATCGAAGGCGACATCTCGCGCAGCGTCGTGGGTGGGCAGAACTACCAGCTGAGCCTGAGCCAGGGCCTCGCCGCCCTGCAGGAACCGATCACCGAAGACCTGCCCAGCGTGCTCAACGATCTGCAACAGAGCACTCTGGAGATGCAGGAGCAGCAGGAGAAATTCCTCTACCGCATTCGCGCGGCGCAGAGCGAAATCCAGCACCTGCGCAGCCAGTTGGAGCGCGCGCACATCGCCGCTACCTTGGACAGCCTGACCAACGTCTTCAACCGCAACGCCTTTACCCGCTTACTGGAACAGGCATTGAGCACCGACACCAAAGGCGTTGCCCTGGTGATGCTCGACATCGACCACTTCAAGCAATTCAACGACCAGTACGGCCATCCACTGGGTGATCGGGTACTGCAACACGTCGGCCAGTTGCTGCGCGACCTGCTGCCACCGCGCGCCATGGCGGCACGCTACGGCGGTGAAGAGTTCTGCGTGATTCTGCGCGAATGCTTCGACCTGCACAGCGCCCATGCCTTCGCCGAGCAACTGCGCATCAAGATCCAGGCGCTACGGGTCAAGGTCCGCAGTACCGACAAGGTGCTGGACAGCATCACTGCCTCCTTCGGACTGGCCTTGGCACAGGCTGGTGATGACTTCGAAAGCCTGCTGACTCGCGCCGACGACGCCCTCTATCAAGCCAAGCGCAATGGCCG